A genomic stretch from Deltaproteobacteria bacterium includes:
- a CDS encoding CoA ester lyase, whose product MKRMVRRSTLILPVNIPKFVEKAYLRGADAILLDLEDAVPPAEKENARKLIKDSISLAARGGAEVGVRINKDPSWLPLDVEASVYPGLDGITLPKTESAEEVRNLEALVEKLERQRGIKPGHIEFSILIESPRGLLKAQEIAIASPRIESMTVGMEDYCLELGVEPSPDGLEIFYPVSWVVTVCKAAGIRPMGLLGSIAVFRDLQGFEQAAARARQVGCEGASCIHPDQVPVLNQVFSPPPEKVEYARRAVEAFEEGVRRGTASVNMDGKMVDIPVYNRSKLILQRAEAIAAVEQRKAEALAKLK is encoded by the coding sequence ATGAAGCGAATGGTGCGAAGGTCCACATTAATCCTTCCGGTGAATATCCCGAAATTTGTAGAAAAAGCCTATCTGCGGGGGGCAGACGCGATCCTGTTGGACCTGGAGGATGCTGTGCCTCCAGCGGAAAAAGAAAACGCCCGCAAGCTGATCAAGGATTCCATTTCCCTGGCGGCCCGGGGCGGGGCCGAGGTGGGCGTGCGGATTAACAAGGACCCCTCCTGGCTGCCCCTGGACGTGGAAGCCTCTGTTTATCCGGGCCTGGATGGAATTACCCTGCCCAAAACCGAGTCCGCCGAGGAAGTGCGCAACCTGGAGGCTCTGGTGGAAAAGCTGGAGCGGCAACGGGGGATCAAACCCGGCCACATCGAGTTCTCCATCCTCATCGAGAGCCCGCGGGGCTTGTTGAAAGCCCAGGAGATTGCCATAGCCAGCCCCCGGATTGAGTCCATGACCGTCGGTATGGAAGACTATTGTCTGGAGCTGGGGGTGGAACCTTCTCCGGACGGCCTGGAGATTTTTTATCCCGTCTCCTGGGTGGTAACGGTCTGCAAGGCTGCCGGGATCAGACCCATGGGTCTTTTGGGAAGCATTGCTGTTTTCCGCGATCTGCAGGGGTTTGAGCAAGCAGCCGCCAGAGCCCGCCAGGTAGGATGTGAGGGGGCTTCCTGCATCCATCCGGATCAGGTTCCGGTACTCAACCAGGTCTTCTCCCCACCCCCGGAAAAGGTGGAATATGCCCGCCGGGCTGTGGAAGCTTTCGAAGAAGGGGTACGCAGGGGAACGGCCTCGGTAAATATGGATGGAAAGATGGTGGATATTCCGGTCTATAACCGGTCCAAGCTAATCCTTCAGCGCGCCGAAGCCATTGCCGCCGTGGAGCAGAGGAAAGCAGAGGCGCTGGCAAAATTAAAATAA
- a CDS encoding isocitrate/isopropylmalate dehydrogenase family protein, producing the protein MGLYKVVVLPGDGVGPEIIKEGMKVIRAALDMTSLDVQFTELEIGAGRYRRTGTAFSQEDIETVRKADAVYLGAVGLPDVRLPDGREVQSGYIYRQDLDLYANIRPVKLYPGVESPLKKAQEKGIDYVIFRENIEGLYTFGKGGFRIGNEAAVNPLIISRKGTERIVRAAFQMARRRKGAPEDGVKRVTCVDKANVVEAYAFFREVFDEVAREFPDIQSERYYADAMTVFMVQKPWHFDVVVTENMFGDILSDLGAGTIGSLGLAPSSEVGDHHGLFQSIHGSAPDIAGKGIVNPIAAILSGGMMFDWLGNKNNDAQALEVDRRIEKAVEAVLAKGQVRTPDLGGKNSTPEVGDAIVQEIKNS; encoded by the coding sequence ATGGGATTGTATAAAGTGGTCGTATTGCCAGGGGATGGGGTAGGCCCCGAGATTATCAAAGAAGGAATGAAAGTCATCCGGGCGGCCCTGGACATGACTTCCCTGGATGTCCAGTTTACCGAATTAGAGATTGGCGCTGGCCGCTATCGGAGAACCGGCACAGCCTTTTCCCAGGAGGACATTGAAACCGTAAGGAAAGCGGATGCGGTCTATTTAGGGGCCGTGGGCCTTCCCGATGTCCGCCTGCCGGATGGAAGGGAAGTGCAGTCGGGATACATCTATCGACAAGACCTGGACCTTTACGCCAATATCCGGCCCGTGAAGCTATACCCGGGAGTGGAATCCCCTCTGAAGAAAGCCCAGGAGAAGGGAATTGATTATGTGATCTTCCGGGAGAACATCGAAGGACTTTATACTTTCGGAAAGGGAGGATTCCGCATCGGAAACGAGGCCGCTGTGAACCCTTTGATCATCTCCCGTAAGGGGACGGAGCGGATCGTCCGCGCCGCTTTTCAGATGGCCCGCCGGCGGAAAGGCGCCCCAGAGGATGGGGTGAAGAGGGTGACCTGCGTGGATAAGGCCAACGTGGTGGAAGCTTATGCCTTTTTCCGGGAAGTTTTCGATGAAGTAGCCAGGGAGTTCCCCGATATTCAGAGCGAGCGTTATTATGCCGATGCCATGACCGTCTTCATGGTCCAGAAACCCTGGCATTTCGACGTGGTAGTGACGGAGAACATGTTCGGAGATATTCTTTCGGATCTGGGCGCAGGAACCATCGGCAGCCTCGGCCTGGCTCCCTCGAGTGAAGTAGGAGACCATCATGGCTTGTTCCAGTCCATTCACGGGAGCGCCCCGGACATTGCCGGAAAAGGGATTGTAAACCCCATTGCCGCCATCCTCTCCGGGGGAATGATGTTCGACTGGCTGGGCAATAAAAATAATGATGCCCAGGCTCTGGAAGTGGACCGGCGGATCGAAAAGGCAGTTGAGGCCGTACTGGCCAAGGGTCAGGTCAGGACACCAGATCTTGGCGGAAAGAATTCTACCCCCGAAGTGGGCGACGCCATCGTACAGGAAATTAAAAATAGTTGA
- a CDS encoding prolyl oligopeptidase family serine peptidase gives MGGKTSSNLVEHIQAAVLLIHGEKDRTAPLEQVQRLCAKLRSAGKNCELLIIPGAGHVFNFRDEEKGQIALFYSIDYLSAIEYT, from the coding sequence ATGGGGGGCAAGACATCCTCAAACCTTGTGGAACATATCCAGGCGGCGGTTTTGTTGATTCATGGGGAAAAGGACCGCACCGCGCCCCTGGAGCAAGTGCAGCGTCTTTGCGCAAAGTTACGATCCGCCGGAAAGAACTGTGAGCTCTTGATCATCCCCGGAGCCGGACACGTTTTTAATTTCCGCGATGAGGAAAAGGGGCAAATCGCCCTCTTTTACTCTATTGATTATCTTTCGGCAATTGAATATACTTGA
- a CDS encoding aldehyde ferredoxin oxidoreductase C-terminal domain-containing protein translates to MWILRLNMNDRTYRLSEVPEAYKNLGGRGTTSTIVHDEVPPLCHPLGPNNKLVFAPGIVTGTAAPTSARVSAGAKSWLTGGIKESNAGSSWASYFANMQIKALIVEGQPMEKGKYWITHLTWDDKAGKPKAEFLPADPYTGKDLYEVFPKVYEQFGTRAAIAGCGVAGEYGYGNSGIAFNDLGKRPSRYSGRGGLGAVMASRRLKFIVLDSKGAPGVPIANQGLFDQGAKKLAEALREHAITKPKGGLNTYGTAVLVNIMNEAGGLPTRNFSSGRFEGAAKIAGEAIFEGVKNRLGKEVYNHACSPGCIIQCSNTWYKTDGTEHTSCVEYESDWALGANCGIDSLDDVAEMVRLCNAYGLDTIETGTALAVAMEAGVIPFGDGKKAIQLVHEMGKGTPMGRILGGGTDFAGRAFGVTRVPTVKRQSMPAYEPRAVKGMGVTYATTTMGADHTAGYTIAPEILSVGGKVDPLSPEGKAALSRGFQATTAFIDSTGHCLFIAFAILDIASGFEGMMEECNGVLGTNWKSEDAAKIGGEILRKERAFNEAAGIGKEEDRIPEFMKYEPLPPHNQVFDVSDKVLDSVYGEL, encoded by the coding sequence ATGTGGATTCTGCGACTGAACATGAATGACCGTACTTATCGCCTTAGCGAAGTTCCGGAAGCCTACAAGAATCTAGGTGGACGAGGTACGACCTCTACCATCGTCCACGATGAAGTTCCCCCGCTCTGTCATCCCCTCGGCCCGAATAACAAACTCGTCTTTGCCCCTGGCATCGTGACCGGCACGGCTGCACCAACATCGGCCCGGGTTTCTGCTGGCGCCAAGTCCTGGCTAACAGGCGGCATAAAAGAATCCAACGCCGGCTCATCTTGGGCATCATACTTTGCGAATATGCAGATCAAAGCCCTGATCGTGGAAGGGCAGCCTATGGAGAAAGGCAAATATTGGATAACCCATCTAACCTGGGACGATAAAGCTGGTAAACCCAAAGCTGAATTCCTCCCCGCCGACCCCTATACGGGGAAGGATCTGTATGAAGTCTTCCCCAAAGTATACGAACAGTTTGGGACGAGGGCGGCCATTGCCGGTTGCGGCGTGGCCGGTGAATACGGATATGGCAACTCGGGGATTGCGTTCAATGACCTCGGCAAACGCCCCAGCCGGTATTCCGGGCGCGGCGGTTTGGGCGCGGTAATGGCCAGCAGAAGGCTCAAGTTCATCGTGTTAGACAGTAAAGGGGCTCCGGGTGTACCCATCGCTAACCAGGGATTGTTTGACCAGGGCGCTAAGAAATTAGCGGAAGCCTTGCGGGAACACGCCATTACCAAGCCCAAAGGCGGTTTGAATACCTACGGCACGGCCGTCCTCGTCAACATCATGAATGAAGCCGGCGGTCTGCCTACCCGCAATTTTTCCAGCGGCCGTTTTGAGGGTGCAGCCAAAATCGCCGGCGAGGCCATCTTCGAGGGGGTCAAGAACCGTTTGGGCAAAGAAGTTTATAACCATGCCTGCAGCCCTGGATGCATCATTCAGTGTTCAAATACCTGGTACAAAACCGACGGCACGGAGCATACCTCCTGTGTGGAATATGAATCAGACTGGGCCCTGGGGGCCAACTGCGGCATTGACAGCCTGGACGATGTGGCGGAAATGGTTCGCCTGTGCAATGCGTATGGCCTGGATACCATTGAGACCGGTACCGCCCTGGCTGTGGCTATGGAAGCCGGGGTGATCCCTTTTGGCGATGGCAAGAAAGCCATCCAACTGGTCCACGAAATGGGCAAGGGCACCCCCATGGGCCGCATCTTGGGTGGTGGCACCGATTTCGCCGGCAGGGCCTTCGGTGTGACCCGCGTACCGACAGTTAAAAGACAGAGTATGCCTGCCTATGAGCCGCGCGCCGTCAAAGGGATGGGCGTTACCTATGCAACCACCACCATGGGCGCCGACCACACCGCAGGTTACACCATCGCTCCCGAAATTCTCAGCGTGGGTGGGAAGGTGGACCCCCTCAGCCCTGAAGGAAAGGCTGCTCTCAGCCGGGGCTTCCAGGCCACCACTGCCTTCATTGACTCCACCGGCCACTGCCTGTTTATCGCCTTTGCCATTCTGGACATCGCCAGCGGCTTCGAAGGAATGATGGAGGAATGCAACGGCGTCCTGGGGACTAACTGGAAATCAGAGGACGCGGCCAAAATTGGGGGAGAGATCCTGCGCAAGGAGCGGGCCTTCAATGAGGCGGCCGGTATCGGCAAAGAGGAAGACCGTATACCCGAATTCATGAAGTACGAGCCGCTTCCGCCTCACAACCAGGTCTTTGACGTGTCCGACAAAGTGCTGGACTCCGTTTACGGTGAGCTGTAA
- a CDS encoding MoaD/ThiS family protein produces MMRIRVKVFATLGRHIAGGVTGAPFPLEVPDATTIADLVRQLNLPREEVKVAFVNGRTRPLDWPLQPEDEVGIFPPIGGG; encoded by the coding sequence ATGATGCGCATCCGCGTGAAAGTTTTTGCTACTCTGGGACGCCATATCGCCGGTGGGGTGACAGGAGCCCCTTTCCCTTTGGAGGTACCCGATGCGACCACGATCGCTGACCTGGTCCGGCAGTTGAATTTGCCGCGGGAAGAGGTGAAGGTAGCTTTTGTCAACGGGCGCACCCGTCCCCTGGATTGGCCTTTACAACCTGAGGACGAGGTGGGCATTTTTCCCCCGATTGGAGGAGGGTAA
- a CDS encoding MoaD/ThiS family protein, with protein sequence MSDISVDVWLYGPLARYGKEADQGSFANLSVDLPQGSTMGDLLKRLGIQDDKRGITFINGQLSAMPGLKPDLGHILDDGDRVGIFHPQSMWPFQYRHGVKMTDEMTRVVTAEKDSSLHHTYE encoded by the coding sequence ATGTCTGACATCTCTGTGGATGTGTGGTTGTACGGTCCTCTGGCCCGATACGGAAAGGAAGCCGATCAGGGGAGCTTCGCCAACTTATCAGTGGATCTTCCTCAAGGAAGCACCATGGGGGATCTACTGAAACGCCTGGGGATTCAGGATGATAAGCGCGGGATTACCTTCATCAACGGGCAATTGAGTGCCATGCCGGGCCTCAAGCCAGACCTGGGCCATATCCTGGACGATGGAGATCGGGTGGGCATCTTCCATCCCCAAAGCATGTGGCCATTCCAGTACCGCCATGGCGTAAAGATGACGGACGAAATGACGCGCGTTGTGACCGCAGAAAAAGACTCCAGCCTGCACCATACGTATGAATGA